A region of Theileria annulata chromosome 2, complete sequence, *** SEQUENCING IN PROGRESS *** DNA encodes the following proteins:
- a CDS encoding signal recognition particle receptor alpha subunit, putative (all_bases.cand.1479 - signal recognition particle receptor alpha subunit) yields the protein MIDSVALISRGGLVIWTFSPDPKSNVFIPDNKCSNINKLIQNVILQEKGGDKYACLDGVHFRWNLINSIDSLLFIAYKGIQNTNVLVDLLDKCSKAIVTKLETEYSIPNNVNWFLHPIEFNFDNDFKSLLINTNNTTNITNITTSNSTTTTTTNSTNTSTITNKKEKIKVMRQWDVKTNVTKRDMDELDYSDKSEPKHTTQSTNQNQLIPKLNTNVFKMNKMIKSLMDSVKSMVSRENTNFELLDKFTAQVLKYSGNMMITEESLVTPINILTDKLRSKNVAGDICEMICRSVSTHLVGKRTESLRSLSSTVKKALEDSVRRILTPKNPINLIKQVKELNANGSVYSIVFLGVNGVGKSTSLAKVAYLLKSSGFKVLVIACDTFRSGAVEQLKTHTRNLGLQLFERGYGKDPSQIAKEGLKYATANQFDVVLIDTAGRMQDNEPLMAALTKLITVNNPNLILFVGEALVGNDAVDQLKKFNTAIGKGTDRSIDALLLTKFDTVDDKVGAALSMVYITGKPILFVGNGQTYSDLQPLDVELITKFLLT from the exons ATGATTGATTCCGTGGCGCTTATTTCCCGTGGAGGACTTGTAATTTGGACTTTCAGCCCTGATCCTAAATCTAACGTCTTTATTCcagataataaatgttCTAACATTAATAAACTCATTCAGAATGTTATTCTTCAA gAGAAGGGAGGAGATAAATATGCTTGTTTGGATGGAGTACATTTCAGGTGGAATTTAATCAACTCAATTGACTCTCTTTTATTCATCGCTTACAAG GGAATTCAGAATACAAATGTATTGGTTGATTTATTGGATAAATGTTCTAAAGCTATTGTAACTAAACTTGAAACTGAATATTCTATAccaaataatgttaattgGTTTCTTCATCCAATAGAATTCAATTTTGATAATGATTTCAAATCACTCTTAATCAATACTAAcaatactactaatattacCAACATTACCACTAGCaatagtactactactactacgACTAACAGTACTAACACTAGTACTATAACGAATAAAAAAGagaaaataaaagtaatgAGACAATGGGATGTAAAAACAAATGTGACAAAACGAGATATGGACGAGTTAGATTATTCAGATAAATCAGAACCAAAACATACAACTCAGTCGACGAACCAGAATCAATTAATTCctaaattaaatacaaacgtatttaaaatgaataaaatgataaaatcattaatgGATTCTGTAAAATCAATGGTTAGTAGGGAGAACACAAACTTTGAGCTGTTGGACAAGTTCACAGCACAAGTGCTGAAATATTCAGGAAATATGATGATAACAGAGGAGTCGTTAGTTACACCAATAAACATATTGACGGATAAACTCCGTTCTAAAAACGTTGCAGGTGATATATGTGAGATGATTTGTCGTTCAGTTAGTACACACTTAGTAGGTAAGAGAACTGAGTCACTCCGTTCACTTTCGAGTACTGTCAAAAAAGCTTTGGAGGATTCTGTAAGGCGTATTTTAACGCCTAAAAACCCAATTAACCTGATTAAACAGGTTAAAGAATTAAACGCCAATGGTTCAGTATATTCAATAGTATTTTTAGGCGTAAATGGAGTTGGGAAATCAACTTCATTAGCCAAAGTGgcatatttattaaagaGCAGTGGATTTAAAGTACTTGTAATTGCTTGTGACACGTTCAGGTCTGGAGCAGTAGAGCAATTGAAAACACATACTAGAAATTTAGGACTCCAATTGTTCGAACGTGGATATGGTAAAGATCCTTCACAAATTGCTAAAGAAGGTCTTAAATATGCAACTGCTAACCAGTTTGATGTTGTATTAATTGATACAGCGGGTCGTATGCAGGATAATGAGCCATTGATGGCAGCATTGACCAAGTTGATCACAGTGAATAATCCTAACCTGATTTTATTCGTAGGAGAAGCTTTAGTAGGAAATGATGCAGTAGATCAGttaaagaaatttaatactGCAATTGGAAAGGGCACAGATCGTTCAATTGACGCATTACTGTTGACTAAATTTGATACTGTGGATGACAAGGTTGGAGCCGCACTATCCATGGTATATATTACTGGAAAACCTATACTATTTGTTGGAAATGGCCAGACTTATAGTGATTTACAGCCTCTAGACGTTGAACTTATCACCAAATTCTTACTCACATAA
- a CDS encoding uncharacterized protein (all_bases.cand.1476 - hypothetical protein, conserved, pf08_0079, PF01253 translation initiation factor SUI1), with protein MEEENSESDESKTGADETKSTNGQPLTPLKVEYCRFCSMPYDFCDFGDKWETGVCFKECSTRYPEIFPLELMTLDGLGFSTLSLKSKKKTPKQVPQEIFIQKSARTKRKVITSITGLHLFGVKLEQAAKLFSKHFATGANVIKGTPGQSDRIDIQGDVEDPIVELLLSNYPSITEEKITKLQPKMK; from the exons AtggaagaagaaaattcCGAGTCCGATGAATCGAAAACCGGCGCCGATGAAACAAAATCAACAAATGGACAGCCGTTAACACCTCTTAAAGTTGAATACTGCCGTTTCTGCTCAATGCCTTATGACTTTTGTGACTTTGGAGATAAGTGGGAAACGGGCGTCTGCTTTAAGGAGTGTAGTACCAGGTACCCTGAAATCTTCCCGCTTGAGCTTATGACTCTGGACGGCCTAGGCTTCAGTACACTCAGCTTAAAGTCGAAAAAGAAGACACCCAAACAAGTTCCACAGGAAATATTCATACAGAAATCAGCTCGAACTAAAAGAAAAGTTATTACTTCAATTACTGGTCTACATCTCTTCG GAGTGAAATTGGAGCAAGCGGCTAAGTTATTTTCAAAGCATTTTGCGACAGGAGCCAACGTAATTAAGGGTACACCTGGACAATCTGACCGGATTGACATTCAG GGCGATGTTGAGGACCCAATTGTCGAACTCCTTCTTAGTAATTACCCATCAATCACAGAAGAAAAAATCACTAAACTACAACCCAAAATGAAGTAA
- a CDS encoding uncharacterized protein (chr2.cand.228 - hypothetical protein): MKFIYRLDSVGSPVFGSSETFEIELEETGSARPDQNSVLDSLMTPLNTQLSEQTNMKPLDTEDLTSASAHYTLEDFFNTYSQHSHSYSNSDIYTNRDSYTNSEVYRNPDTYRTGDSFRNTGVYTNSEVCRKESIEDVCEAGFDFSKLFTMSDESPIENSFQSLIDLVRCEIPSNLSSIDPKFKQPNESAYNTVNTLNQYDTGVDSLKQFGMAEGELKNYDVPVVKAEPSKTRGKSKKKRSNFVKTILKPKPITTSVKSTNGSNLVSNTAVKNGKKRELVNSRRIDYGINDTPENIYDLEWHPGFTRHLGAKGRSALLELVRKVYRQDPEHYKAILQSRNSPSSISSLPFYSIPMLWELAHQFGIFKQALTVYKNHCFSKSKSRHNSMKNANSVSSISTSVSASSVGSSGSGSGSLVGSDSESLDSEVVASVKKLNPSAPMTTMSGRLIKRSKKMLESTDLLDSNDLLTYANIVVTNSNNLVSGGNKATDSLTLKVDLLDTETNTISQLKVKAESETPKRNFRNDLGNSWISSPTNSNLNCSNTLNESPLTSPMKRIPV; this comes from the coding sequence ATGAAGTTTATTTACAGATTAGATAGTGTAGGATCTCCAGTGTTTGGCTCTAGTGAGACATTTGAAATTGAACTTGAAGAAACAGGATCAGCTAGACCAGATCAAAACAGTGTTTTGGATAGCCTAATGACACCTCTAAACACACAGTTATCTGAACAAACGAATATGAAGCCTCTGGATACCGAAGATTTAACCTCAGCAAGTGCACATTACACACTTGAAGACTTTTTCAACACCTATTCTCAACATTCACATTCGTATAGTAACTCTGATATCTATACTAACCGTGATTCCTATACCAATTCTGAAGTGTATAGGAACCCAGATACCTATAGAACCGGTGATTCTTTTAGGAATACTGGAGTGTATACTAATTCTGAAGTATGCAGGAAAGAAAGTATTGAGGATGTCTGTGAGGCAGGATTTGACTTTTCAAAGTTATTTACAATGTCAGATGAGTCGCCAATTGAAAATTCATTCCAGTCACTAATTGATTTGGTTAGATGTGAAATTCCATCCAATCTTTCCTCAATTGATCCGAAATTCAAACAACCCAATGAATCAGCTTATAACACTGTTAATACATTAAACCAGTATGACACTGGTGTTGATTCATTGAAACAGTTTGGTATGGCTGAAGGTGAATTGAAGAATTATGATGTACCGGTTGTAAAAGCGGAACCAAGTAAGACTAGAGGTAAAAGTAAGAAAAAACGCTCAAACTTTGTTAAGACTATTCTGAAACCAAAACCCATTACAACCAGTGTAAAATCAACAAATGGATCAAACTTGGTTTCTAATACGGCGGTAAAGAATGGAAAGAAGAGAGAATTAGTGAATAGTAGAAGAATAGATTACGGAATAAATGATACTCCAGAGAATATATATGATTTGGAGTGGCATCCAGGATTTACAAGGCATTTGGGAGCCAAGGGTAGAAGTGCACTTTTAGAGCTTGTTAGGAAAGTTTATAGACAAGACCCAGAGCATTATAAGGCGATTCTACAGTCTAGAAACTCACCATCTTCAATTAGTAGTTTACCGTTTTATAGTATTCCAATGCTCTGGGAACTTGCACACCAATTTGGTATCTTCAAACAAGCCCTGACAGTATATAAAAATCACTGTTTTTCCAAGTCAAAATCAAGACATAACTCTATGAAAAATGCCAACTCTGtttcatcaatttcaaCGTCGGTATCAGCATCATCTGTTGGTTCCTCTGGATCAGGTTCAGGTTCATTAGTAGGCTCAGATTCTGAAAGTTTGGACTCAGAAGTTGTCGCAAGTGTTAAAAAACTAAACCCATCAGCGCCAATGACAACAATGTCTGGAAGATTAATTAAAAGGTCGAAAAAGATGTTGGAATCCACTGATTTACTCGATTCAAATGATTTACTCACATATGCTAACATTGTGGTTACGAATTCAAATAATCTGGTTTCTGGCGGCAATAAGGCTACAGATAGTTTGACTTTAAAAGTGGATTTATTAGACACTGAAACTAATACTATTTCACAATTAAAGGTAAAAGCTGAGTCAGAAACCCCAAAGAGAAATTTCCGCAATGACTTGGGGAATTCCTGGATCTCGAGTCCAACCAATTCAAACCTCAACTGTTCAAACACTTTAAATGAATCACCACTCACATCTCCAATGAAACGCATTCCTGTCTAA
- a CDS encoding uncharacterized protein (chr2.cand.229 - hypothetical protein), whose product MVLKKPSSKTNRKKITAKSVHNNFRINFFSQNIELSSAPDEEPPEKSKPGRKRLKKSIDSQKNNLVSILKKKGEYVKIKANSERFYQKLTNITTSHDFSQLLIFDQDHLESISNTSEVDGISDLYFPVLNNTPTSSYGFVRVNPNSTFGPLINLGEGSLVLTFVQVEEERVYFESLNASKLGRAVCNSYSQALVIPNDVFIISNESSDITAKIFLVLSKVKWSNVDQVKRGKTVPLSQVT is encoded by the exons ATGGTGTTGAAAAAACCCAGCTCCAAGACTAACCGCAAGAAAATCACTGCAAAATCAGTCCACAATAACTTCAGAATTAACTTTTTTAGCCAAAATATTGAGCTATCATCTGCCCCTGATGAAGAACCGCCTGAAAAATCCAAGCCTGGTAGGAAGAGACTCAAGAAATCCATTGATTCTC agaaaaataatttggtATCAATTTTGAAGAAAAAGGGCGAATACGTGAAGATAAAGGCTAATTCTGAGCGTTTTTACCAGAAACTCACAAACATTACCACATCGCATGATTTTTCACAGTTACTAATCTTTGACCAAGACCATTTAGAGTCCATATCTAACACCTCTGAAGTCGATGGGATTTCTGACCTTTATTTCCCAGTTTTAAACAACACTCCAACTTCATCTTACGGCTTCGTTCGTGTAAACCCAAACAGTACATTTGGGCCTTTGATTAACTTGGGTGAAGGATCTTTAGTGTTAACATTTGTGCAAGTGGAGGAGGAGCGGGTTTATTTCGAGAGTTTAAACGCCTCAAAATTAGGCCGTGCTGTTTGTAACTCTTATTCTCAGGCACTTGTGATTCCAAACGACGTTTTTATCATCTCCAATGAAAGCTCAGATATCACTGCTAAAATATTTCTTGTTTTATCCAAGGTTAAATGGTCAAATGTGGACCAAGTTAAGCGTGGCAAAACAGTTCCACTTTCCCAAGTcacataa
- a CDS encoding uncharacterized protein (chr2.C.cand.287 - hypothetical protein) — translation MRTSFLRYAKKAVSQPLSNKPMPGSVSEPVSSYEKFCPLATPTHVEGIWRAPRSQGFTKEQFDRAYPDSYKGMKIGLPTPGTFAADHVDPKFDEISPLVWTCILMSPLIVWAIYEFKEEHFPSKTEHH, via the coding sequence ATGAGAACTTCATTTCTACGTTATGCCAAGAAGGCTGTTTCTCAGCCACTTTCAAATAAACCTATGCCAGGGTCGGTTTCAGAACCAGTTTCTTCGTATGAAAAATTTTGTCCCTTGGCCACTCCCACTCACGTCGAAGGTATTTGGAGAGCTCCCAGGTCTCAAGGCTTCACAAAGGAACAGTTCGATAGGGCCTACCCAGATTCTTACAAGGGAATGAAAATAGGTCTGCCGACGCCAGGTACATTTGCCGCAGACCACGTTGATCCGAAGTTCGACGAGATTTCACCACTAGTGTGGACTTGTATTCTAATGTCACCTCTGATTGTCTGGGCCATTTACGAATTCAAGGAGGAACACTTCCCTTCAAAAACTGAAcatcattaa
- a CDS encoding uncharacterized protein (chr2.cand.226 - hypothetical protein, transmembrane domains;~2 probable transmembrane helices predicted for TA13080 by TMHMM2.0 at aa 124-146 and 153-175), with protein MNLLELVKKLKETNSLVNTTLSEKLVNKYCNDSKIIFEDHVDRSHALETHLPKFEEVYQMTVIPTLWSDLFSIECDIIAKLMSNHVNKLGIDPNYSNFIQLLSHLNSKIHNTTQGIKLSQFLCIPLHTYIYLYIPLYTSIYYYVPLYITMYLYILLCTSIYYYVPLYITMYLYILLYMEEKYASGILSNLTVYNDRLNVKVNEDRVYYENCCVELLYLSEKQLLDRPAFIEKWRFKVLKFLKDLSLTFNIDKCTHNLSILFFDYYIHLCTQNYINTPSSVNTLDDSNSHLSHDISQEEDLGPFKENEMLKIGTACYLLAAALREHWVDINKDKYLEQAVEMSYNAFSTKEVITVQLDIIHRMPKGFTSIYTCMEYGLFYLANIKFNSITHLDQLIHSHSIDTGNLRNSCDTGNLRNSIDTRNLHNSNSSGTGYINMNVDELMLSNCFNFMVKSGALPWLYHCLSKWDDIYISKNWNRFIPPSRCAAVFVLHMFLTYLNIDSRKDLIWCRRFCHRVFKMFFDSDVALWYHVFREILSSFLLNVEKQAGRSTNKNDRVAEARRSAELKRMSEMSFLYSLSSSIFNATEAIVNLYHTKLILQYISTNGVELVGLNPKQIQLLLSNIINILIKH; from the exons atgaatttattggaattggtgaagaaattaaaagaaaCTAATTCATTAGTAAATACTACATTATCGGAGAAATTAGtgaataaatattgtaatgATTCGAAGATTATATTTGAAGATCATGTGGATCGTTCACATGCTCTTGAAACACATTTACCTAAATTTGAAGAAGTATATCAAATGACTGTAATTCCAACACTTTGGTCTGATTTATTCAGTATAGAATGTGACAT AATCGCAAAACTTATGTCAAATCATGTTAATAAACTTGGAATTGATCCTAATTATTccaattttatacaattacTATCACATCTTAATTCCAAAATTCATAATACAACACAAGGTATCAAATTATCTCAATTCCTATGTATTCCTCTACATACCTATATATACCTATATATACCTCTATATACCTCTATATATTACTATGTACCTCTATATATTACTATGTACCTCTATATATTACTATGTACCTCTATATATTACTATGTACCTCTATATATTACTATGTACCTCTATATATTACTAT ATATGGAAGAGAAATATGCATCGGgtatattatcaaatttaacaGTATATAATGATAGATTAAATGTTAAAGTAAATGAAGATCGAGtatattatgaaaattgttgtgtagaattattatatttatcagAGAAACAATTATTAGATAGACCAGCATTTATTGAGAAATGGAGATTTAAAGTacttaaatttttaaaagatttaagtctaacatttaatattgaCAAGTGTACACATAATTTGTCAATACTCTTCTttgattattatatacactTGTGTAcacaaaattatattaatacacCATCAAGTGTTAATACACTTGATGATTCTAATTCACATCTTTCACATGATATTTCAC aagaagaagatttAGGTCCATTTAAAGAGAAtgaaatgttaaaaattggtACAGCATGTTATCTTTTAGCAGCAGCATTACGTGAACATTGGGTTGATATAAATAAGGACAAATATTTAGAACAAGCTGTAGAAATGAGTTATAACGCCTTTTCTACTAAGGAAGTTATTACTGTACAATTGGACATTATTCATAGAATGCCTAAAGGTTTCACGTCCATATATACATGTATGGAATATGGACTCTTTTATCTAGccaatattaaatttaattccaTAACACATTTGGATCAATTGATACATTCACATTCAATTGATACGGGTAATCTTCGTAATTCATGTGATACGGGTAATCTTCGTAATTCCATTGATACCCGTAATCTTCATAATTCTAATTCATCGGGTACCGGatatattaatatgaaTGTGGATGAATTGATGTTGAgtaattgttttaatttcatgGTCAAGAGTGGTGCATTACCATGGTTATATCATTGTTTGAGTAAGTGGGatgatatatatatatcaaaGAATTGGAATAGGTTTATTCCACCAAGTAGATGTGCGGCAGTATTTGTACTTCATATGTTCTTGACATATTTGAATATCGATTCCAGGAAGGATTTGATTTGGTGTCGTCGATTCTGTCATCGTGTCTTCAAAATGTTTTTTGACTCTGATGTGGCACTTTGGTACCACGTCTTTAGAGAAATATTATCATCATTTCTGCTAAATGTTGAGAAGCAAGCGGGTAGAAGtacaaataaaaatgatagaGTAGCAGAAGCAAGAAGATCAGCTGAACTTAAACGCATGTCAGAAATGAGTTTCCTATACTCACTTTCATCCTCAATCTTCAATGCAACAGAAGctattgtaaatttataccaTACCAAACTTATTCTACAATATATTAGTACAAATGGAGTTGAATTAGTTGGATTAAACCCTAAAcaaatacaattattattatcaaatattatcaacatattaatcaaacattaa
- a CDS encoding nucleoside diphosphate kinase, putative (chr2.cand.227 - nucleoside diphosphate kinase) has translation MEERTFVMVKPDGVHRNLVGEVLKRFELKGLKLVAAKFMMPSRELVEKHYSAHEGKPFFDELVSFVGQGPVFCTAWEGPNAVKVGRSLLGVTNPVDSAPGTLRGDFGLTLSKNLVHASSCLEDSVAECNLWFKPDEFVTWTPNASKWLL, from the exons ATGGAAGAAAGAACTTTTGTAATGGTTAAGCCTGACGGGGTTCATAGGAATTTGGTAGGTGAAGTTTTGAAGCGTTTTGAGTTGAAGGGTTTGAAATTGGTTGCTGCCAAGTTCATGATGCCTTCTAGAGAATTGGTTGAGAAACATTATTCCGCACATGAAGGAAAGCCTTTCTTCGATGAACTCGTCAGCTTTGTAGGACAAGGACCTGTTTTCTGTACTGCTTGGGAAGGTCCTAATGCCGTTAAAGTCGGTCGATCACTTCTAG GTGTTACGAATCCCGTTGATAGTGCACCTGGAACTCTTAGAGGTGATTTTGGGTTAACATTGAGTAAAAATCTTGTTCACGCTAGTAGTTGTTTGGAAGATTCCGTAGCCGAGTGTAATCTCTGGTTCAAACCTGACGAGTTTGTCACTTGGACTCCAAACGCTTCTAAATGGCTTctctaa